Proteins co-encoded in one Terriglobia bacterium genomic window:
- a CDS encoding glycosyltransferase family 2 protein translates to MQPKVTVIIPAYNEELTIGPIINEIKNLESNYEIIVVDDCSKDATVERARAAGARVIQHPYNMGNGSAVKTGVKNAGGEYLLMMDADGQHSPEDIPKLVAGLDQYDMVVGTRDASAPVSGFRKIGNRIFVLWASYIAGRHIPDLTSGFRAVKRRRMLEFLHLLPNGFSYPSTITMALIKTGYPVSYAPLTTIVKRTKGKSKIRPFRDGLTFLMIILRMGMLFEPLKLLLPVSVFLFAMGIVVTVIQIIRVRTVTNTAVLFYVTSVLIFFFALVADQLAHVRRELNLFRKVE, encoded by the coding sequence GTGCAGCCCAAGGTAACGGTCATCATTCCCGCCTACAACGAAGAGTTGACCATCGGCCCAATCATCAACGAAATCAAGAACCTGGAATCGAACTACGAAATCATTGTGGTGGACGATTGCTCCAAAGATGCGACTGTGGAGAGAGCCAGAGCTGCGGGCGCGCGCGTCATTCAGCATCCCTACAATATGGGAAACGGCTCGGCGGTCAAGACCGGTGTGAAAAACGCCGGAGGCGAGTATCTGCTCATGATGGATGCGGACGGCCAGCATTCGCCTGAGGATATCCCGAAACTCGTTGCAGGCCTGGATCAGTATGATATGGTCGTCGGGACTCGTGATGCCAGCGCGCCGGTTTCCGGTTTCCGGAAGATAGGCAATCGGATATTTGTGCTCTGGGCCTCGTACATTGCAGGCCGGCATATCCCGGACCTCACTTCGGGCTTTCGTGCCGTCAAGAGGCGCCGGATGTTGGAGTTTCTGCACCTGTTACCGAACGGCTTTTCGTACCCCTCGACAATCACGATGGCCTTGATCAAAACGGGCTATCCTGTCTCGTACGCTCCACTCACCACGATCGTCAAGCGCACGAAGGGCAAAAGCAAGATCCGGCCCTTTAGAGATGGCTTGACTTTCTTGATGATCATCCTCCGCATGGGTATGCTCTTCGAGCCCTTGAAGCTCCTCCTGCCCGTCAGCGTTTTCCTGTTCGCGATGGGGATTGTTGTTACAGTCATTCAAATCATCCGGGTGAGGACTGTCACAAATACAGCAGTTCTCTTCTATGTCACGAGCGTTCTGATTTTCTTTTTTGCCCTGGTGGCTGATCAGCTGGCACACGTCCGGCGGGAACTAAATCTCTTTCGCAAGGTGGAATGA
- a CDS encoding B12-binding domain-containing radical SAM protein: protein MKVLVLNPVSRVSKNVIRDVLYGCWCSGKRIGGGTVPPFGLLQVATVLRNDGQDVTFLDAQAEQLSHDQVNNMARGMDTVVISTSTMTFLEDANMLLGLKETNPGLKTLAFGSHPTFMPKYTLAHKGVDIAVRHEPEFITRDLHREMRTGGEWKQVAGIAFVENGGVRINPDYPLYDLNELPFPDVTMLPKGIHYFNPLVRRLPYITTTTSKGCPAKCTFCTAPYFDGMRTRFQLADYVVREIEYFLQQGYREVYFRDDTFFVHKKRDTEICRQILERKLDVSWIANARVSMIDKEMMELARAAGCHTLKLGVESGVQEILDRARKGYKVEQAYDVFRWAKEVGLHTHAHVMVGMPGDNQETVNRTIQFVKELNPTTATFGACTPYPGTPLFDEVAAAHPEIQDGSASSLHKLHVEGIFNEIYADLTKEQLKKSIRRAYREFYLRPSYFCDSLRQLHGVDDVKRLSIAATNVLDFALFGG from the coding sequence ATGAAAGTTCTTGTTCTCAATCCAGTGAGTCGTGTCAGCAAGAACGTGATCCGCGACGTCCTTTACGGCTGCTGGTGCAGCGGCAAGCGTATCGGGGGCGGCACCGTGCCGCCGTTCGGCTTGCTGCAGGTCGCAACCGTGCTTCGCAATGATGGGCAGGATGTGACCTTCCTGGACGCGCAGGCCGAACAGTTGTCCCATGATCAGGTCAACAACATGGCGCGCGGCATGGACACGGTCGTGATATCGACTTCGACCATGACGTTCCTCGAAGACGCAAACATGCTTCTGGGATTGAAAGAGACCAATCCGGGCTTGAAGACGCTCGCCTTCGGCTCCCATCCGACCTTTATGCCCAAGTACACTCTGGCCCATAAGGGCGTCGACATTGCCGTGCGTCACGAACCGGAGTTCATCACTCGGGATCTTCATCGAGAAATGCGCACGGGCGGCGAATGGAAACAGGTTGCCGGCATCGCATTCGTGGAAAATGGAGGCGTCCGGATAAACCCGGATTATCCGCTTTATGACCTGAACGAGTTGCCTTTCCCTGATGTGACGATGCTGCCCAAGGGCATTCATTATTTCAACCCGCTCGTCCGCCGCTTGCCCTATATCACAACGACCACTTCAAAAGGCTGTCCGGCAAAATGCACCTTCTGCACGGCGCCATACTTCGACGGCATGCGGACCCGCTTTCAGTTGGCTGACTATGTGGTGCGAGAGATCGAGTACTTTTTGCAGCAGGGTTATCGTGAAGTCTACTTTCGAGATGATACGTTTTTCGTCCACAAGAAGCGCGACACGGAAATCTGCCGCCAGATCCTCGAGCGCAAACTGGATGTGAGTTGGATCGCGAACGCGCGGGTCTCCATGATCGACAAGGAGATGATGGAATTGGCGCGCGCTGCGGGTTGCCACACCTTGAAGCTCGGAGTCGAATCGGGCGTTCAGGAAATATTGGACCGTGCTCGCAAAGGTTACAAGGTGGAGCAGGCGTATGATGTTTTCCGCTGGGCGAAAGAGGTTGGCTTGCATACGCATGCGCACGTGATGGTCGGTATGCCCGGCGATAACCAGGAGACGGTAAATAGAACGATTCAATTTGTTAAAGAACTGAACCCAACGACGGCGACATTCGGTGCCTGCACGCCTTATCCCGGCACACCACTGTTTGACGAGGTCGCGGCTGCGCACCCGGAAATCCAGGATGGAAGCGCGAGCAGTCTCCACAAGCTTCATGTGGAGGGAATTTTCAACGAAATCTATGCCGACTTGACGAAGGAGCAATTGAAAAAAAGCATCAGGCGGGCATATCGTGAGTTTTATCTGCGACCTTCCTATTTCTGCGATTCTCTGAGGCAGCTACACGGCGTCGATGATGTCAAGCGGCTGAGCATCGCCGCAACCAACGTCCTGGATTTTGCCCTGTTTGGTGGTTGA
- the asnB gene encoding asparagine synthase (glutamine-hydrolyzing): protein MCGICGFVGFRDEELLRRMMRLLRHRGPDDSGCFLGGQASLGHTRLSIIDLQTGRQPIYNEDNTMCIVLNGEIYNYKDLRAVLETRGHKFSTKTDTEVIVHSYEETGRKCVDQFNGEFAFALWDDKEQRLLLARDRLGIRPLYYCLVGGNLIFGSELKSLLLWSKTPRVLNRVAVDCYLTLRYVPASMTMFEGIEKVPPGHTLTFQDGEMQIQRYWKAGLADTAGASGEDCDNAFYELLRDSVRLRLMSDVPLGAYLSGGVDSSAIVGMMSEMTTAPVRTFTIGGFGLHADELAKARRIAEFFHTDHHELIVGRQDFDLLPRILRHMDSPIGDAIIIPAYLLARETSKHVKVVLSGEGADEIMAGYVHQLTLKYGELYRRMIPGPLKRATNGVVKLSPVALLNLFFLYPAGLGARGKKRVLDFLEALAGDSLAQAFLVLASLFTENERHDMYCAGFRNALSDTRFLRRRMDAVLAGPDSFLNNLLLYDLENWLPDNTLIKQDHLSMANSLEARVPFLDHRLVEFCSGLPARFKIKGLTQKYLLRKAVKRLLPPSVAKAPKRAFYMPIEKCFGAEFDNFAREILNSESFRTRGIFEEQEVAARTTHLRSQELVDNKQSMALLILELWFRTFWDNDGSAETLQCLTEH from the coding sequence ATGTGCGGCATTTGTGGCTTTGTCGGCTTCCGTGATGAAGAGCTGCTGCGCCGCATGATGCGCCTGCTGCGCCATCGCGGCCCGGATGACAGCGGATGCTTTCTGGGAGGCCAGGCAAGCCTGGGGCACACCCGTCTGAGCATTATTGACCTGCAGACGGGACGACAGCCTATCTACAATGAAGACAATACTATGTGCATTGTGCTCAACGGCGAAATTTACAACTACAAAGATTTGAGAGCCGTCCTGGAAACGCGCGGCCACAAATTCAGCACGAAGACCGATACCGAGGTGATCGTCCACTCCTATGAGGAGACGGGCAGAAAATGTGTTGATCAGTTTAACGGAGAGTTCGCCTTCGCCCTGTGGGATGACAAAGAACAGCGGCTCCTCCTTGCGCGGGATCGGTTGGGGATTCGCCCTCTTTATTATTGCCTTGTCGGCGGCAACCTGATCTTCGGTTCCGAACTGAAGTCGCTGCTGCTTTGGAGTAAAACGCCGCGTGTGCTCAATCGCGTCGCGGTGGATTGCTATCTGACCCTCCGCTATGTGCCGGCAAGCATGACGATGTTTGAAGGCATCGAAAAGGTGCCGCCGGGGCATACGCTCACCTTCCAGGATGGCGAAATGCAAATCCAACGCTACTGGAAGGCGGGGCTCGCCGACACGGCCGGTGCCTCAGGCGAGGACTGTGACAATGCGTTCTACGAATTGTTAAGAGACTCGGTCCGGTTGCGCCTGATGAGTGACGTGCCCCTTGGAGCCTACCTGAGCGGCGGCGTGGATTCCAGTGCCATTGTCGGCATGATGAGCGAAATGACCACGGCGCCGGTCCGGACGTTTACCATTGGCGGCTTCGGCCTCCATGCCGACGAACTCGCCAAGGCGCGCCGCATTGCTGAGTTTTTTCATACGGACCACCACGAATTGATCGTAGGCCGGCAGGATTTCGACCTATTGCCACGCATTCTCCGGCACATGGACTCGCCGATCGGCGACGCTATCATAATTCCAGCCTATCTTCTCGCCCGCGAAACGTCCAAGCATGTCAAAGTGGTTCTCTCCGGCGAAGGCGCGGATGAAATCATGGCGGGCTATGTGCACCAGTTGACGCTGAAGTATGGCGAACTGTATCGTCGAATGATTCCAGGCCCTCTCAAAAGGGCAACGAATGGCGTTGTCAAGCTGTCCCCCGTGGCATTATTGAACCTGTTTTTTCTGTACCCGGCCGGATTGGGCGCGCGAGGGAAGAAACGCGTATTGGATTTCCTCGAGGCATTGGCAGGCGATTCCTTGGCTCAGGCCTTCCTGGTGCTGGCATCGCTGTTCACCGAGAATGAGCGGCACGACATGTATTGCGCTGGATTCAGAAATGCGCTGAGCGACACCCGGTTCCTGCGTCGCCGCATGGACGCCGTGCTCGCGGGCCCGGATAGCTTCCTCAACAACCTGCTCCTGTACGATCTGGAGAACTGGTTGCCGGATAACACCCTGATCAAGCAGGACCATCTTTCCATGGCCAATTCGCTGGAAGCCAGGGTCCCATTCCTCGACCACCGCCTGGTCGAGTTTTGTTCCGGCTTGCCTGCACGTTTCAAGATCAAAGGCCTCACTCAGAAGTATCTGTTGCGAAAAGCCGTGAAACGCCTTCTGCCACCGTCTGTTGCCAAGGCCCCCAAGCGGGCGTTCTACATGCCCATCGAAAAATGCTTTGGCGCTGAATTCGACAATTTTGCCCGCGAAATACTTAACAGCGAGAGCTTCAGAACGCGTGGCATCTTCGAAGAACAAGAGGTCGCCGCCAGGACCACGCACTTGCGTTCCCAAGAGCTAGTCGACAACAAGCAATCCATGGCGCTGTTGATTCTCGAGCTCTGGTTCCGAACATTTTGGGATAACGACGGATCCGCAGAGACGCTACAATGTTTGACCGAACATTAG
- a CDS encoding class I SAM-dependent methyltransferase translates to MSLDELLRDRKVWETKEVLRLVYTRQFFPRLSQNRVPGFRTVEVGAGPGLYKQFAPDVLSSDITVCPWHDLAANGEHLPFAAASLDNVIGLDVVHHLNNPLSFFCESARVLRAAGRVVLIEPWMTPFGYLVNRCFIPEECDLTWQPGEMLVQDQNRQKRKDPFEANSAVPYLLFNRFRHRLRELMPELRLVKIERFALFGYLLSMGFRETSLLPARLYPYVERLESATRSLWEPVAALKALIVLERV, encoded by the coding sequence ATGTCTCTTGACGAGTTGCTACGCGATAGAAAGGTGTGGGAGACCAAAGAGGTGCTCCGCCTCGTCTATACGCGACAATTCTTCCCGCGCTTGAGTCAAAATCGGGTGCCCGGCTTCCGCACGGTCGAAGTAGGCGCCGGCCCCGGCCTGTACAAACAGTTTGCCCCGGATGTCCTTTCTTCCGATATTACCGTTTGCCCATGGCATGACTTGGCGGCCAACGGCGAACACCTGCCGTTTGCAGCGGCCTCTCTCGACAATGTGATCGGGCTCGACGTGGTGCACCACCTAAACAACCCACTGTCGTTCTTTTGTGAATCCGCTCGTGTCCTGCGCGCCGCCGGCCGCGTCGTGTTGATTGAGCCTTGGATGACTCCGTTCGGCTATTTGGTCAATCGTTGCTTTATCCCTGAGGAGTGCGATCTGACCTGGCAGCCGGGAGAAATGCTGGTACAGGATCAGAACCGTCAAAAGCGAAAGGATCCGTTCGAAGCCAACAGCGCGGTTCCCTATCTTCTCTTTAACCGCTTCCGGCATCGACTCCGCGAACTGATGCCGGAACTGAGATTGGTGAAAATCGAGCGGTTTGCCTTGTTTGGCTATCTCCTGAGCATGGGTTTTCGCGAAACATCCCTGTTGCCTGCCCGGCTCTATCCCTACGTGGAACGTCTGGAAAGTGCCACTCGCTCCTTATGGGAACCCGTGGCGGCTCTAAAGGCGCTTATTGTGCTGGAGAGGGTGTAA
- a CDS encoding class I SAM-dependent methyltransferase: MNPYQKPAKQHVREFWEKHPLCSYEIAASTGDKVFFEEHDRLKREDTDLFCMHLWRFDQMAGKKVLDVGCGPGWLVRNYARTAALIVGIDLTFQAAQMTKRSLDLQGLKGCVVQADAERLPFRSNAFDFVSSSGVLHHTPDTQKAISECHRTLKSGGDSVISLYYRNILLRRATFPLLKQCLRLLKDVPGRRKLKNPKSIEEFVRVYDGDDNPVGKAYSKPECREMFRQYVVEGMEIHFFPNRFLALRVPRFVHKLLDSWFGTMIYLVLKKSSASPPAEQ; encoded by the coding sequence ATGAATCCGTATCAGAAACCGGCGAAACAACATGTGAGGGAGTTCTGGGAAAAACACCCCTTGTGCAGTTACGAGATTGCCGCGAGCACGGGGGACAAGGTGTTTTTTGAGGAACACGACCGGCTCAAGCGTGAGGACACCGATTTGTTCTGCATGCACTTGTGGCGCTTCGATCAAATGGCCGGGAAGAAAGTTCTGGATGTCGGTTGTGGCCCGGGCTGGCTGGTGCGCAACTATGCACGCACAGCCGCTTTGATTGTCGGCATTGATTTGACGTTTCAGGCGGCCCAAATGACGAAACGCTCTCTGGATCTACAAGGTTTGAAGGGTTGCGTCGTACAGGCCGACGCAGAACGCCTGCCCTTCAGGAGCAACGCTTTTGATTTTGTTTCGAGCAGTGGGGTGCTGCATCACACGCCGGACACGCAAAAGGCCATCTCCGAATGCCATAGGACTCTCAAATCAGGCGGGGATTCCGTGATCAGCTTGTATTACAGAAACATCCTGTTGCGGCGAGCCACATTCCCATTGCTCAAGCAATGCCTCCGTCTGCTCAAAGATGTCCCAGGGCGCCGAAAATTGAAAAATCCGAAAAGCATCGAGGAGTTCGTCCGGGTATATGACGGTGACGACAATCCTGTCGGCAAGGCATATTCCAAGCCAGAGTGCCGTGAAATGTTCAGGCAATATGTCGTCGAAGGCATGGAAATCCATTTTTTCCCCAACCGTTTCCTTGCCCTACGGGTTCCGAGATTTGTGCATAAGCTTTTGGATTCCTGGTTTGGCACCATGATTTATCTGGTGTTGAAAAAGTCAAGCGCATCCCCGCCGGCTGAGCAATGA